The stretch of DNA CCTGGCAGTGTTCACCATATATACCTTTCCAGGGGACGTCCCTAGAATCTTATTAGCATATAAGGATTGCAGGCAGGAATCGACGTTCGGTTGACTCGGCCGCCAGTCACCCGTATCGCCGGCTCGTCGTTGTTTCCGCTTCGTACAGGAACGAAGGCTCTGGTCCGTACACTTTTGCTGATCGTCAGCACAGTATGAACATGGATCAGGTCGTCGAGGAGTTCGAGTGGTTCGCTGACTGGGCCAATGGCGTCACACCACTCTACGAGCGACTCGCCCGTCAGACCGCTCGAGAGAACTCCCTCCTCGAAATCGCAGCGGAGGCGCCCTCGAGTCAACCAGCGCCGAATCTGCTCTTCGGTGCCGTCCACGCGCTTCTGTTAGCGGGCGTCGATCACCCACTGGTGGAGTTTTACCCGACCTGTACCGACGACGCGGTCGACCCGACTACACGGGACCCGTTCCCGGCATTTCGGGAGTTTTGCCTGTCACACGAGGACCGAATCCGGGAAATCGTCGGCTCACGGCGCGTCCAGACGAACGAGGTCGGACGATCCGCAGTCCTCTTTCCGGCGTTCAAATCCGCCGTCGACCGCGGTGCAGCGACGCCGATTGCGCTCGTCGAAATCGGTACCAGTGCCGGACTCAACCTGTACTGGGATCGGTTCCGGTACGAGTACGAGGGATACGCGGCCTGCGGTGATCCGGAGTCGCCGGTGACGATCGAAACGACCGTTCGCGGCGATGGTGTTCCGCCACGATGGGATCGACCCCCCGAAATCGCCCGTCGCGTCGGTATCGACGTCAACCCCCTAGACGTCACCGACCCGGCCGACGCGCGCTGGCTACGGGCGCTCGTTATCCCGGACCAGGCCCAGCGATTCGAACGGCTCGACGACGCTATCGAGCTGGTCGCGGACGATCCCCCGCAGCTGGTCGCCGGCGACGCGCTCGAGGTACTCCCGGACGTCCTGTCCGAGATTCCCGACCGGTTCGACGTCTTCGTGTTCAGCACCCTCGTGCTCTACCAGCTTGACGACCACGAGATCGAGACGCTTCGAGACCTACTGATCAAGCAGAGCCAGCGCCGGACTGTCCACTGGTTTTCGAACGACCCGTCCCGGGAGGAGACACCGCCGACGTATCGGTACGTCTCGTTCGCCGACGGGCAGCGGACGCGACGGCTCGCAAAGTACAAAGCCCACGGCGAGTGGATCCGATGGCTCGCCGACTCCAGCACCTGACGGACTTCGACTCGCGATTCTGGATTCGTCGGCTATCTATTCCCA from Natronobacterium texcoconense encodes:
- a CDS encoding DUF2332 domain-containing protein, translated to MDQVVEEFEWFADWANGVTPLYERLARQTARENSLLEIAAEAPSSQPAPNLLFGAVHALLLAGVDHPLVEFYPTCTDDAVDPTTRDPFPAFREFCLSHEDRIREIVGSRRVQTNEVGRSAVLFPAFKSAVDRGAATPIALVEIGTSAGLNLYWDRFRYEYEGYAACGDPESPVTIETTVRGDGVPPRWDRPPEIARRVGIDVNPLDVTDPADARWLRALVIPDQAQRFERLDDAIELVADDPPQLVAGDALEVLPDVLSEIPDRFDVFVFSTLVLYQLDDHEIETLRDLLIKQSQRRTVHWFSNDPSREETPPTYRYVSFADGQRTRRLAKYKAHGEWIRWLADSST